The region ACCAGGCGCGTGAAATTCACTTCCGCCCGGAGCTGTTTAACTACCACGACGCGGGCGTCGATACCAAACAGCTGGAAGGGCAAAGCGATCTTGGTTTCGCCGGTTTCCGCGCGTTTAAAGCGCCTGAACTGGCGCGCCGCGATATCGTCTCGTTCCTTGGCGCAAGTTATTTCCGCGCGGTAGACAGCACCTTCCAGTACGGTCTTTCCGCACGCGGCGTGGCGATTGATACCTTTACCGATACGCCGGAAGAGTTCCCGGATTTCACCGCCTTCTGGTTTGAGACGGCAAAACCCGCCGACACCACCTTTACCGTTTATGCGCTGCTCGATAGCCCGAGTATTACCGGCGCGTATAAGTTCGTGATCCACTGCGAAGAGAGCCAGGTGATCATGGATGTCGATAACCGCCTGTATGCGCGCAAAGACATTAAGCAACTGGGTATCGCGCCGATGACCAGTATGTTCAGCTGCGGTAATAACGAACGCCGCGTCTGCGATACCATTCATCCGCAAATCCACGACTCCGATCGTCTGGCGATGTGGCGCGGGAACGGCGAGTGGATCTGCCGCCCGCTGAACAACCCGCAAAAATTGCAGTTCAACGCTTATCAGGATGAAAACCCGAAAGGGTTCGGTCTGCTGCAACTCGATCGTGATTTCTCCCACTACCAGGATGTGATGGGCTGGTACAACAAACGCCCGAGTCTGTGGGTGGAGCCGCGTAACAAGTGGGGCAAAGGGGCGGTCAGCCTGATGGAGATCCCGACCACCGGCGAAACGCTGGATAACATTGTCTGCTTCTGGCAGCCGGAAAAACCGGTCAAAGCGGGCGATGATTTTGCCTTCCAGTACCGCTTGTACTGGAGCGCGATGCCGCCGGTGCGTTCTCCACTGGCCCGCGTTTACGCCACCCGTACCGGCATGGGCGGTTTCCCGGAAGGCTGGGCGCCGGGCGAACACTATCCGGATAAATGGGCGCGTCGTTTCGCCATTGATTTTGTTGGCGGTGACCTGAAAGCGGCCGCGCCGAAAGGCATTGAACCGGTGATCACGCTTTCAAACGGGGAAGCGAAACAGGTTGAGATCCTCTATGTCGAACCGTTTGACGGTTATCGCATTCTGTTCGACTGGTATCCGACCAATGATTCCACCGATCCGGTAGACATGCGTCTGTTCCTGCGCTGCCAGGGTGACGCCATCAGCGAAACCTGGCTTTATCAATACTTCCCGCCCGCGCCAGACAAACGTAACTACGTTGATGACCGCGTCATGCGCTAAACCCACTTCGCCCCCGTCAGGGGGCGAATGCTTTATGGAGCCGCAATGGACGATACCCTTATACCGGTGAATGACCATCTCACGCTGCATGCCGCCGACGAGCGGTTTGTGCACGATCTGCACCAGTTAATTGTCAAAAACCGCGACTGGCTACAGCAGTTTCTCAACTGGCCGCAGTCGGTCACGTCCGTTGATGACACCCGTAAAACCGTGCAGAGCAATATACTGTTGCACCAGCGCGGCTACGCCAAAATGTTCATGATTGTGCGCGACGATGTGCTGGTGGGCGTGCTGGCGTTTAACGCGATTGAGCCGTTAAACAAAACGGCTTATATCGGCTACTGGCTGGATGAAGAGTGCCAGCGGCAGGGGATATTGTCTCAGGCCATGCAGGCAATGATCGATTTTTATGCCCGCCGCGGCGATATCCGCCGCTTTGTCATCAAATGCCGGGTGGCGAATCATGCCAGCAATCAGGTTGCCGGGCGCAACGGCTTTACGCTCGAAGGCTGCCTTAAACAGGCAGAATTTCTCAACGGCAGCTACGACGATCAGAATATCTGGGCGAAGATCGTCGATAAGGCCTGATCGCGCTAACTGGTGGCCTGCGACACCGCTTTGCGCAGGCCGTTTACCGCCGGTGAGTTCATCGGTGTGACCAGCGCGTAGTTGTAGTGATCATCACTCCAGTACTGGGCCATTACATCTTCGGCCTCGCGTTCCCCGTGAGGGAGTTTGACCGGGCTTAACGGGCGGATATACCAGCCGACCCGCGTTCCGTTCCTGTCCTGATACATAATCAGCGCCGCCGGGCCTTGCGCGGTGGCGATAAGCCGCGCACCGGATAAGGTGAAACCATACTGTTCGAGATTCGGCGGCTGGTTACCGTTAATAAAATACCGGGCGACCCAGCGGGTGAGTTCGGTTTGCTGGCTTGCCACCACATCCATTGGCGTGACGGCGGCATTATCAAAAAGTTTATAAGCCTGAACCGCGTCCTCCATCGGCTGATGAGTCATTAACATCTGCGACTCTTTCAGCTCCCAGCCCGTATAACCGCCCACGCTTAACGCCAGTACCAGCGCGAACGCGGTGGCCAGTTTCCACTGTCGCTGCTGGCGTACCTGGCGGCGTAAATAGTGTGGCTCCGGTTTTTCCAGGGCGATAGTTTGCTGGCTCATGGCCTGGCGGAGTTGTTGCGCGTCACGCCGCCAGCCTGCAACCTGCGCGGCGGCATCGGGGTTTTCTGCCAGATAGCGCTCGATACGCGCTGAGGTCGCCTCATCGGTTTCGCCATCCATCCAGGCATGCAGATCGTGTTCATCCGGTGGCAACGTCATTTCAGTCTCCTCAGCGGCAGCGGCGCTGCCGTACCGTCTAATTTCTCATGTAGCAATTTACGTGCGCGCGACAGGCGCGACATCACGGTGCCGGTCGGGATATCGAGCGTTTGGGCGACTTCTTTATAACTCAGCCCTTCAATGCTCACCAGCAACAGAATGGCACGATAATCGGTCGGCAGCGTGGCGAACACTGCCAGCGTATCATCCGCCATGGCCAGTGACTCGGTTGACGCGCCGGTGGCCTCCTCGCCGGTGAAAAAGGCGAGGATTTTCATATACCGCCGCTTACGCCGCTCGCCGTCAATAAATTGACGGTAAAGAATGGCGAACAGCCAGGCGCGCAGGCTCCGTTCGCCATCACTATTTGGGCTACGCGTCAGCGCTTTCATCAGGCAGCTTTGCACCAAATCTTCCGCGCTGTGCGGGTTGCGGGTTAGCCACAGCGCAAAGCGTTGCAAATGTGGCATCACCTGACGAATCTCATCATCAGTCAGTTGCATAGCTTGCCTTCATCGCTTGCGGGTTCCCGACATACTTTCAAAAACGCCATCGCGGAGCACGAGGGCATGAAACAGTGCGGCGGCCAGATGCAGCATCACCGTTGCGAACAGCGCCAGCGCCACCAGGGAATGCAGTGGCCGCAGTAGCGCGTAAGTATCATTATTCACCGGCAGGACGGGCGGTAACACCCAACCGGCGACAGTCACCGGATAGCCCGCTGCCGAGAGCATTCCCCAGCCAATCAGCGGTTGCGCAAGCATCATGGCATAGAGCGCCCAGTGTGAAAGATGCGCCATGGCGCGTTGCCAGCCCGCAAGCGTCGCCGGTAACGCCGGCGTGGCAGTATAAAACCGCAGCCACAGACGAACCAGCACCAGCACAAAAATCATCAAACCCAGTGGTTTATGGATCGACACCAGTAGACTGTGCAGGGATGAGACGGTGGAAACCATCACGACGCCAATAAATAGCATCGCGATGATCGCCGCCGCCATTAACCAGTGCAGCACGCGTAGCGCCGGGTGGAAATAGGCAACCTGTTTCATAAATGAGCTCCAGCCTGGGCGGATTGTTCACGGGTGCGCGCATTGTAAGATTTAGCATAAGCCGCAGAACGCGCATTGAGTAACGGATCGTCGGAGGCGGCAATGCCATCCGGCAGGATCAGCGGATCGTAATTGATGTCATTGCATGGCCCGTTTTGCTGTTCGGTTGCCCGGGTGAGAACCAGCGTTCCGGCGTTGATGGTTTGCCGGTCGGCCGGCCAGACTTTCGCCGCATTGCTGCCATCATCACCCGGCTGGGCGACGGTGATCAGCAGATCCCATTTCAGTGGCCCCTGCGCCAGACGCTGTTTGAGATCCGTTTGCAGGAAATTTTTATCACGCTTTTCGTCGGCGCTGATGGGCTGATAATCGGTGTGTGGCACCATGCTCCAGCGCACCAGATGCGCGACATCTGCTTTATCCATAAACCGGAATGCGTTCAGGCTGTTAAACCGATCGCTGGCCCAGCTCGACGAAGGCACATTCTGTTTTGCCCATGCCAGAAACGGCGCGACCTCCGGGTTGTTTTGCACGAAGGCTTTGAATTTCCCGGCATCCGGTTTGCCGGTTGCCGCATCGGGCAGCGAGGCAACCTGTAATTCATAGAATTGCTCAACAGTGGAGACCGGGAAGAAGGGCATTGCGTTCATGCCGGTGCGCCACTGTTCACCGTTTGCTAACTGAAACGCCAGCGCCAGACTGCGCACAGGCACAGCATAATCCGGCGCGGCGGGGTTTCCTCCGGCGATGGCAAAACGCCCGGTTACTGGCGTTTCTCCGACAGCAAATACCGAGGCGCGCGATAGCGTGCTGGCATTACCGTTAGAGATAAAACTGCCCGTAACGCAGAGCCCTTTGGCGTGATTTCGCCGATAGCCCGGATGCTCGCCGCCCGCTTGTTGTAAGACATTAACCAGTTTATCTGCGCTCAGGCGCGCAGGAGTTAACCAGCCTCCGCCCCACAGAAACAGCACAATCAACACCAGCGGAACAAATGCGATTGCCGCAAGGCGTGCAAGGATCTGGCCGGTCGTAAAAGGAGTGTTTGTCATAGTCGCTCACCTGCTAATCATGAGCGGATAAGACGAAGCAACGGCGGGTTTATTCCACACGAAAGAAAAAAATTTTTATGAAAAAAGCCTGCAACAGAGTGTTCGTTGCAGGCCCGGTGTTATCAGGGATGTCTCGTCGCAAAGTGCGTGGCAAAGGTGCCGTCTTTGCC is a window of Enterobacter sp. R4-368 DNA encoding:
- a CDS encoding RNA polymerase sigma factor, which produces MQLTDDEIRQVMPHLQRFALWLTRNPHSAEDLVQSCLMKALTRSPNSDGERSLRAWLFAILYRQFIDGERRKRRYMKILAFFTGEEATGASTESLAMADDTLAVFATLPTDYRAILLLVSIEGLSYKEVAQTLDIPTGTVMSRLSRARKLLHEKLDGTAAPLPLRRLK
- the rimL gene encoding 50S ribosomal protein L7/L12-serine acetyltransferase; the protein is MDDTLIPVNDHLTLHAADERFVHDLHQLIVKNRDWLQQFLNWPQSVTSVDDTRKTVQSNILLHQRGYAKMFMIVRDDVLVGVLAFNAIEPLNKTAYIGYWLDEECQRQGILSQAMQAMIDFYARRGDIRRFVIKCRVANHASNQVAGRNGFTLEGCLKQAEFLNGSYDDQNIWAKIVDKA
- a CDS encoding cytochrome b, coding for MKQVAYFHPALRVLHWLMAAAIIAMLFIGVVMVSTVSSLHSLLVSIHKPLGLMIFVLVLVRLWLRFYTATPALPATLAGWQRAMAHLSHWALYAMMLAQPLIGWGMLSAAGYPVTVAGWVLPPVLPVNNDTYALLRPLHSLVALALFATVMLHLAAALFHALVLRDGVFESMSGTRKR
- a CDS encoding anti-sigma factor: MTLPPDEHDLHAWMDGETDEATSARIERYLAENPDAAAQVAGWRRDAQQLRQAMSQQTIALEKPEPHYLRRQVRQQRQWKLATAFALVLALSVGGYTGWELKESQMLMTHQPMEDAVQAYKLFDNAAVTPMDVVASQQTELTRWVARYFINGNQPPNLEQYGFTLSGARLIATAQGPAALIMYQDRNGTRVGWYIRPLSPVKLPHGEREAEDVMAQYWSDDHYNYALVTPMNSPAVNGLRKAVSQATS
- a CDS encoding catalase family peroxidase encodes the protein MTNTPFTTGQILARLAAIAFVPLVLIVLFLWGGGWLTPARLSADKLVNVLQQAGGEHPGYRRNHAKGLCVTGSFISNGNASTLSRASVFAVGETPVTGRFAIAGGNPAAPDYAVPVRSLALAFQLANGEQWRTGMNAMPFFPVSTVEQFYELQVASLPDAATGKPDAGKFKAFVQNNPEVAPFLAWAKQNVPSSSWASDRFNSLNAFRFMDKADVAHLVRWSMVPHTDYQPISADEKRDKNFLQTDLKQRLAQGPLKWDLLITVAQPGDDGSNAAKVWPADRQTINAGTLVLTRATEQQNGPCNDINYDPLILPDGIAASDDPLLNARSAAYAKSYNARTREQSAQAGAHL
- a CDS encoding glucan biosynthesis protein yields the protein MNRRRFIQASMALAATYGTTGVASLFSRAAFAAETDIADGQSRRFDFSVLQSMAHDLAQQQWGGAPKALPNTLANLTPQAYNSIQYDAQHSLWNNVDGRLLDVQFFHVGMGFRRRVRMFSLDQETHQAREIHFRPELFNYHDAGVDTKQLEGQSDLGFAGFRAFKAPELARRDIVSFLGASYFRAVDSTFQYGLSARGVAIDTFTDTPEEFPDFTAFWFETAKPADTTFTVYALLDSPSITGAYKFVIHCEESQVIMDVDNRLYARKDIKQLGIAPMTSMFSCGNNERRVCDTIHPQIHDSDRLAMWRGNGEWICRPLNNPQKLQFNAYQDENPKGFGLLQLDRDFSHYQDVMGWYNKRPSLWVEPRNKWGKGAVSLMEIPTTGETLDNIVCFWQPEKPVKAGDDFAFQYRLYWSAMPPVRSPLARVYATRTGMGGFPEGWAPGEHYPDKWARRFAIDFVGGDLKAAAPKGIEPVITLSNGEAKQVEILYVEPFDGYRILFDWYPTNDSTDPVDMRLFLRCQGDAISETWLYQYFPPAPDKRNYVDDRVMR